The Terriglobales bacterium genome includes a region encoding these proteins:
- a CDS encoding methyltransferase domain-containing protein produces MKNRLRDLLCCPVCGGDLNLNAFVEERVQMAQPESVQYRGLDHETVVKEGVLSCARCRVWYPVLEYIPVMLIFPTCVHRKFSEKHQQHMGVVSGYTMPTGNPEAGERSVQETFSDEWDRLQDNELSFTSTLDDLIELNRQVWLRPLQPTHDQFKTVLNIGVGLGAETVAVQTAVGNAEIIGVDLNFALLQRGRTHRTTPRFHLVIASLFHLPFRRATFDVVYSQGVIHHTYSTKAAFDSIASFASPGGHLFIWVYSLDSHLLPKGFKGVVLRSKWNFEKVLRPLVSRSPKPLRDAVFAMLTAIFHVPIKMTLRHKDKWKPANTNHGLRDWLSPRYAHRHSYNEVLEWFEDQGFAFVAVQSPGTYRRLFGKQLYGVGVLGQRIEQVERIAQAHDHDVDDVMAGSAK; encoded by the coding sequence TTGAAGAACAGATTGCGGGACTTACTTTGCTGTCCCGTTTGCGGCGGCGATCTCAACCTGAACGCATTCGTCGAAGAACGCGTGCAGATGGCGCAGCCAGAATCAGTACAGTATCGGGGGCTGGATCATGAGACTGTTGTCAAAGAAGGCGTGCTGAGCTGCGCGCGTTGCCGCGTCTGGTACCCGGTGCTGGAGTATATCCCCGTCATGCTCATCTTTCCCACGTGTGTTCACAGGAAATTTAGTGAAAAGCACCAGCAGCATATGGGTGTGGTCTCGGGCTACACCATGCCGACGGGCAATCCGGAGGCGGGCGAAAGATCGGTACAGGAAACCTTCAGCGATGAATGGGATCGGCTTCAGGACAATGAGCTTTCTTTTACTTCAACCCTTGACGACTTGATCGAACTTAACCGGCAGGTCTGGTTAAGGCCGCTGCAGCCGACGCATGATCAATTCAAGACGGTTTTAAATATAGGCGTTGGTCTTGGGGCGGAAACGGTGGCAGTCCAAACCGCCGTGGGCAACGCCGAGATTATTGGGGTTGATCTGAACTTCGCCTTGTTGCAGAGAGGACGAACTCACCGCACCACTCCCCGATTTCACCTCGTGATTGCGTCGCTGTTCCATCTCCCATTTAGGCGCGCCACTTTCGATGTGGTCTACAGCCAGGGGGTAATCCACCATACGTATTCAACCAAAGCGGCATTTGATTCGATCGCATCGTTTGCCTCCCCTGGCGGGCATCTGTTTATCTGGGTCTACAGTCTGGATTCACACCTGCTTCCGAAGGGCTTTAAAGGGGTGGTTCTTCGCTCCAAATGGAATTTTGAGAAAGTGTTGCGGCCGTTGGTGAGTCGTTCACCGAAACCGTTGCGCGATGCTGTTTTCGCCATGTTGACTGCTATTTTTCACGTGCCCATCAAGATGACACTCCGCCACAAGGACAAGTGGAAGCCGGCGAATACAAATCATGGTCTACGCGACTGGCTCTCTCCACGTTACGCCCACCGGCACAGCTATAACGAAGTCTTGGAATGGTTCGAGGATCAAGGATTCGCCTTTGTTGCAGTGCAGTCTCCGGGAACATACCGGCGGCTGTTCGGCAAGCAGCTGTACGGCGTCGGGGTACTCGGGCAGCGGATTGAACAGGTCGAGCGAATTGCGCAAGCACATGATCATGATGTGGATGACGTAATGGCCGGGAGCGCGAAATGA
- the asnB gene encoding asparagine synthase (glutamine-hydrolyzing), whose amino-acid sequence MCGIAGFIAQPDRGKSSCAPAVLQCIEHRGPDDYGWLRFTRARVERGREWTPPDREPEVLLLHRRLSILDTSNSGWQPMSTPDGHYHVVYNGEIYNYKELRQELQGLGHRFRSQSDTEVLLAAYAEWGTQALQRFVGMFAFALLDTERRIVLLARDFFGIKPLYYSFRDGLFCFGSEIKVLLTFGLSRPEANAERLLFYLRYGMTDFGSQTLLSCIQQLPAAHILEISLEGGSPGEPQRYWSPESDGDLDISFDEAAQHVRELFLRNVELHLRSDVPLGAALSGGIDSSSIVMAIRHLDTNAEIHAFSFIAEDKAISEERWIDIVGHEARAHVHKVRATANELAADLDTMMHFHDEPFGGTSAYAQYQVFRAAKAAGIKVMLDGQGADEILGGYRHYLGARLASLLRHGCWSQAAKFLQGFSHLEGFGKYQGLACCADYLLPPALQSVARKFAGKDAIPAWLNRIWFSERGVGPAFVNYTTVRDVLRESLSRSVSQTLPCLLRYEDRNSMAFSVESRVPFLTPDLVCFLQGLPEEYIIAPDGTSKAVFRKAMRGIVPDVVLDRRDKLGFVTPEDSWLKLLDSWVRATLDSDAAHHVPFLNLDIAQQEWESVRKGRSPFDFRIWRWVNLIRWTEDLGVVYS is encoded by the coding sequence ATGTGTGGAATTGCAGGTTTCATTGCGCAGCCGGACCGGGGTAAGTCTTCATGTGCGCCGGCAGTTTTGCAGTGCATAGAGCATCGCGGTCCCGACGATTACGGATGGTTGCGGTTCACGCGTGCCAGAGTTGAGCGTGGCCGCGAATGGACTCCACCCGACCGCGAACCCGAGGTGCTGTTACTGCATCGCCGTCTCTCGATCCTTGACACCAGCAATTCGGGATGGCAGCCGATGAGCACACCCGATGGACACTACCATGTTGTATACAACGGAGAAATCTACAACTACAAAGAACTCCGCCAGGAACTTCAGGGGCTCGGCCATCGTTTCAGGTCACAGTCAGATACGGAAGTGCTGCTGGCCGCCTACGCGGAGTGGGGCACGCAGGCATTGCAGCGTTTCGTGGGTATGTTCGCGTTTGCGCTCCTGGATACCGAGCGCCGAATTGTCCTGCTGGCGCGTGACTTCTTCGGCATCAAACCGCTTTACTATTCATTCCGCGATGGTCTTTTCTGCTTCGGGTCCGAAATTAAAGTGCTGCTGACATTTGGGCTTTCCCGGCCAGAGGCGAATGCGGAACGGCTGCTCTTCTATCTGCGCTACGGGATGACCGATTTCGGCTCGCAGACGCTGCTTTCGTGCATCCAGCAACTGCCGGCGGCGCACATCCTGGAAATATCATTGGAGGGCGGCAGTCCTGGTGAGCCGCAACGTTACTGGTCGCCCGAATCCGATGGCGACCTGGATATCTCCTTCGACGAGGCGGCGCAACACGTCCGCGAACTCTTCTTGCGCAACGTTGAACTGCATTTGCGCAGTGATGTTCCTCTGGGCGCGGCGCTCTCCGGGGGTATTGACTCCTCCTCAATCGTGATGGCAATTCGTCACTTGGATACCAACGCCGAGATCCACGCTTTTAGCTTCATTGCTGAAGACAAGGCCATCAGTGAAGAGCGCTGGATCGACATCGTGGGGCATGAGGCGAGAGCGCACGTCCATAAAGTGCGGGCCACGGCGAACGAACTTGCCGCCGATCTCGATACCATGATGCATTTCCATGACGAGCCCTTCGGAGGCACGAGCGCGTATGCGCAGTACCAGGTGTTTCGCGCGGCAAAGGCAGCAGGCATCAAGGTGATGCTCGATGGCCAGGGCGCCGACGAAATCCTGGGCGGCTACCGGCATTACCTGGGTGCGCGGCTTGCTTCGCTGCTCCGCCATGGCTGCTGGTCGCAGGCGGCGAAGTTTCTGCAAGGCTTCTCGCACCTCGAGGGATTTGGTAAGTATCAGGGGCTGGCCTGCTGTGCCGATTATCTCTTGCCGCCTGCTCTGCAATCGGTTGCGCGCAAGTTCGCGGGTAAAGATGCAATCCCAGCGTGGCTGAATCGCATTTGGTTCTCCGAGCGGGGAGTTGGGCCGGCATTTGTGAACTACACCACGGTTCGGGACGTTCTGAGGGAGAGCCTCTCGCGCAGTGTCAGTCAAACCCTGCCTTGCCTGTTGCGATACGAAGACCGGAATTCCATGGCCTTTTCGGTAGAGAGTCGAGTTCCATTTCTGACCCCCGACTTGGTGTGCTTTCTGCAGGGTCTTCCGGAAGAGTACATCATTGCTCCCGATGGCACATCGAAGGCCGTGTTTCGAAAAGCCATGCGCGGCATCGTGCCCGACGTCGTACTCGACCGGCGCGACAAGCTCGGTTTTGTCACACCCGAAGATAGTTGGCTGAAGCTGCTGGATAGTTGGGTACGCGCGACTCTGGACAGCGATGCTGCCCATCACGTTCCCTTTTTGAACCTTGATATCGCCCAGCAGGAGTGGGAGTCGGTCCGCAAAGGTCGAAGTCCCTTTGATTTCCGTATATGGCGATGGGTAAATCTCATCCGATGGACAGAAGACTTGGGCGTGGTTTACAGCTAA
- a CDS encoding glycosyl hydrolase family 28-related protein — translation MTIPNCLRSFFRFFALFSNRDKTSVSIATLVILTAVLAHGQVCNTSSAGGDMGTQVNNCVATLGSSGGAITIPAGTYSINTQIVLASNIWLQGTGASSTTLTAGSSLGAKQIIRVLGTSSAPVTNIKVTDLQVQNGTPVTANPTGGMDGIRADYCKNCTFQNLNVNSIQGYYGIVVKYCSFCYILNNSVTNFSYAGIAAGMGGDHISILNNTVSTATAASGLAYGIIASDYENYREANYNTYVWVDGNTVSNIPTWECYDSHGGQHQWFTNNSCSNAAYGVDAGLAVNGAITPVADDLHILRNTFTSSVYSTANPNYGNRSCIAVSSDSIMVPVTHVDVEWNTCSGFGSTSSGASSGNETGGIYAKAVQYFKYENNTCNNWNQSCLDIWYLNQHGTIKNNIAHDMISAYDVGSSQIEFVSIGNYDIAISGNQLNPSLSTFAPKYQIYQFYEQNHIILGTDNTYTYVQTSQFVSPYTIPYNVTDPTSTVLIGQYGDTIYNTSGTAYWTVTAPLLGFGSDDTTNVQAIGSMTAGQTTITNLAGSTYCGGTQFWYDCLPEGMNITISGAGSGGTDLNARILALVDSTGSATVPDTIVLNTSALTSVTAANIKYQGMTVTH, via the coding sequence GTGACAATACCGAACTGTTTGCGAAGTTTTTTCCGCTTCTTTGCTTTGTTTTCCAATCGCGATAAGACTAGTGTATCAATCGCAACACTCGTAATCTTGACCGCCGTGCTGGCGCACGGCCAAGTTTGCAACACCTCATCTGCTGGCGGAGATATGGGAACGCAAGTTAACAACTGTGTCGCCACTTTGGGCTCGTCTGGTGGAGCGATCACAATTCCAGCCGGGACATATTCCATCAATACACAGATCGTATTAGCGTCCAATATATGGCTGCAGGGAACTGGGGCAAGTTCCACCACTTTGACTGCCGGTTCGAGTCTCGGAGCAAAGCAAATTATCAGGGTACTTGGGACTTCAAGTGCACCAGTCACCAACATCAAAGTAACCGATTTGCAGGTCCAAAACGGGACACCAGTTACAGCCAACCCCACTGGGGGAATGGACGGCATCCGCGCTGATTATTGCAAGAACTGCACCTTCCAGAACCTTAACGTCAACTCCATTCAGGGATATTACGGCATCGTGGTGAAGTACTGTTCCTTCTGTTACATCTTGAACAACTCTGTGACTAATTTTAGCTATGCAGGCATTGCCGCTGGTATGGGCGGCGATCACATCTCCATCCTGAATAACACAGTTAGCACAGCGACCGCAGCCAGCGGTTTGGCTTATGGCATCATAGCCTCGGACTACGAAAATTATCGTGAGGCCAACTACAACACATATGTTTGGGTGGATGGCAATACCGTAAGCAATATTCCGACCTGGGAGTGCTATGACTCCCACGGCGGACAGCACCAATGGTTTACTAATAACTCCTGCAGCAATGCGGCGTACGGCGTTGACGCTGGCTTGGCGGTAAACGGAGCGATAACCCCTGTTGCTGACGATCTTCATATTCTGCGGAACACATTTACCAGCAGTGTCTACTCAACGGCAAATCCAAATTATGGGAACCGTAGCTGTATTGCCGTATCGTCTGACTCTATTATGGTTCCCGTCACTCATGTGGATGTGGAGTGGAACACCTGTAGCGGCTTCGGTTCAACTTCATCGGGGGCGAGCAGCGGGAACGAGACGGGTGGAATCTATGCGAAGGCAGTGCAATACTTCAAGTACGAGAACAACACCTGCAACAATTGGAACCAGAGCTGTTTGGATATCTGGTACCTCAACCAGCACGGGACCATTAAGAACAACATTGCTCATGACATGATCTCCGCCTACGATGTTGGGTCTTCTCAGATTGAATTCGTGAGCATAGGCAACTACGACATAGCGATCAGTGGCAATCAACTCAACCCGTCGCTGAGCACATTTGCTCCCAAATATCAGATTTACCAGTTCTACGAGCAAAATCACATAATCCTCGGAACGGACAATACCTACACATACGTTCAAACCAGTCAGTTTGTCTCCCCGTATACCATCCCGTATAACGTGACCGACCCAACCAGTACTGTCTTGATCGGTCAATATGGAGATACGATCTATAACACCAGCGGGACCGCATACTGGACAGTCACTGCGCCTCTGCTTGGTTTTGGTTCGGACGACACCACGAACGTTCAAGCCATCGGAAGCATGACAGCGGGTCAGACCACAATCACGAATTTGGCTGGCTCTACCTACTGCGGGGGTACTCAGTTCTGGTATGACTGTCTGCCTGAGGGCATGAACATCACAATTTCGGGAGCGGGATCGGGAGGCACGGACCTGAATGCGCGTATCCTGGCTCTCGTAGATAGTACGGGCAGCGCCACAGTGCCGGACACGATCGTATTGAATACATCCGCCCTCACCAGCGTTACCGCAGCCAACATCAAGTATCAAGGGATGACTGTTACACACTGA
- a CDS encoding DegT/DnrJ/EryC1/StrS family aminotransferase gives MSRASMEFVDLKTQYASLKAAVDARIHAVLQHSQFIMGPEVAELEQSLAARTGSRYCIGCASGTDALLIALMALGVGIGDEVVTTPFSFVATAETIALLGARPVFVDIDPRTYNLDPKLLDAVIMPRTKAIIAVSLYGQCAEMDAINEVAAAHGIAVIEDAAQSFGATHKGRPSCNLSTIGCTSFFPSKPLGCYGDGGACFSNDEALATRMRQIRLHGQDRRYHHPLVGINGRLDTLQAAVLLAKLQTFDAEIANRVCIGASLSELLKDVVTTPYVEPHNTSVYAQYTIQVEDRQAFQEQLKTEGIPTAVHYPIPLHLQPAFAIPGVGRGSFPNAEAAAERVVSLPMHPYLNKGDQQEIAQAVHRAVAPVATRVRQKKAAEILNSETIAKIGA, from the coding sequence ATGAGCAGAGCAAGTATGGAATTTGTTGACCTCAAGACACAGTACGCAAGCCTGAAAGCTGCCGTTGATGCACGCATTCACGCAGTTCTTCAGCATAGCCAGTTCATCATGGGGCCTGAGGTGGCGGAACTTGAGCAGAGCCTGGCGGCGCGCACCGGTAGCCGGTACTGCATCGGGTGTGCGAGTGGAACTGACGCGCTGCTGATTGCACTGATGGCGCTTGGCGTCGGCATCGGCGATGAGGTCGTAACCACGCCGTTTAGCTTTGTCGCGACGGCAGAGACCATCGCGCTGCTTGGAGCGCGGCCGGTCTTTGTGGACATTGATCCGCGCACGTACAACCTCGATCCGAAGCTACTGGATGCGGTGATTATGCCGCGCACCAAAGCCATCATCGCCGTCTCGCTTTATGGTCAATGTGCGGAGATGGATGCCATCAACGAAGTGGCTGCTGCGCATGGTATCGCCGTCATCGAGGACGCGGCCCAAAGCTTCGGCGCGACCCACAAGGGGCGGCCTTCGTGCAATCTCTCCACAATCGGGTGCACCAGCTTCTTCCCCTCAAAGCCACTCGGCTGTTACGGTGACGGTGGAGCATGCTTCAGCAACGATGAAGCACTAGCAACCCGAATGCGGCAGATTCGGCTCCATGGCCAGGACCGCCGCTATCACCATCCGCTGGTTGGCATCAACGGCCGCCTCGATACCTTACAGGCTGCCGTGCTTCTGGCAAAGCTCCAAACATTCGACGCTGAAATCGCAAATCGCGTTTGCATTGGCGCTTCCTTAAGCGAACTGCTTAAGGACGTGGTTACGACGCCATACGTAGAGCCTCACAACACCTCGGTTTATGCCCAGTACACAATCCAGGTGGAAGACCGACAAGCATTTCAAGAGCAGTTGAAGACCGAAGGCATTCCCACTGCCGTGCATTATCCAATCCCACTGCATCTTCAGCCCGCGTTTGCAATTCCTGGAGTGGGACGCGGAAGCTTTCCGAACGCGGAAGCTGCTGCTGAACGGGTCGTCAGCTTGCCCATGCATCCGTATCTCAACAAAGGTGACCAGCAAGAAATTGCGCAGGCTGTGCACCGAGCAGTGGCACCAGTCGCGACCAGGGTGCGGCAAAAGAAAGCTGCTGAAATCCTAAATTCAGAAACAATAGCCAAAATCGGTGCTTGA
- a CDS encoding FAD-dependent oxidoreductase translates to MWHPSGIVERSRSLPGVQLELQSHGYLLQAGAIKVAVVGGGINGVMSAWALALKGCSVDLFERGQLMGATSSASTKLLHGGLRYLEQGHLKLVREALHERRWWMVRAPHLAKPLQINVPVYKGSRRPGWMIWCGLTLYDWLAGQASLGYSRWCSREEVLRSCSDLRSEGLLGAFTFFDGQMDDQALGLWAAEKATAAGVRMHTENLVEAISPDATVQVDGQQRCYDKVVNAAGPWARQLLETSGIEAQHHLDLIRGSHLLLDSECENAFLLQAPSDGRICFVLPHQAKTLVGTTEVRQKLSEPICCSLEEASYLLELYHHYFPSRNVDICGVFSGLRPLIRSHANPNKATREYAIEKSRDVVSVFGGKWTTARVLGLRVAEAVASQR, encoded by the coding sequence GTGTGGCATCCGTCTGGAATTGTCGAACGATCACGCTCACTGCCGGGCGTGCAACTCGAACTACAAAGTCATGGATACTTGCTGCAAGCCGGCGCAATAAAAGTAGCGGTGGTTGGCGGCGGCATCAATGGTGTGATGTCCGCCTGGGCGCTGGCACTCAAGGGTTGTTCGGTTGACCTGTTCGAGCGCGGCCAGTTGATGGGCGCAACCAGTTCTGCCTCAACCAAGTTGCTGCACGGAGGATTGCGTTACCTGGAGCAGGGCCACCTTAAACTGGTAAGGGAAGCGCTTCACGAGCGCCGGTGGTGGATGGTAAGAGCGCCGCACTTGGCCAAGCCTCTGCAAATCAACGTGCCTGTTTATAAGGGGAGCCGCCGGCCGGGATGGATGATCTGGTGCGGATTGACTCTTTACGACTGGCTCGCAGGGCAAGCTTCTCTTGGTTATTCGCGCTGGTGCTCGCGGGAAGAGGTCCTTCGTTCCTGCAGCGATCTGCGGTCGGAAGGTCTGCTGGGAGCGTTCACCTTTTTCGACGGGCAGATGGATGACCAGGCTCTCGGCCTTTGGGCAGCAGAAAAAGCAACGGCGGCTGGCGTTCGGATGCATACGGAAAATTTAGTCGAAGCCATATCACCCGATGCTACCGTGCAAGTTGACGGGCAGCAGCGGTGCTACGACAAGGTCGTGAACGCAGCCGGTCCGTGGGCGCGGCAGTTGCTGGAGACGAGCGGCATCGAAGCCCAACACCATCTGGACCTCATTCGCGGCAGCCACCTCCTGCTCGACTCTGAGTGTGAGAACGCTTTTCTGCTGCAGGCCCCAAGTGATGGCAGAATTTGCTTCGTGCTTCCCCATCAGGCGAAAACGCTGGTAGGAACCACCGAGGTGCGCCAGAAGCTCAGCGAGCCAATCTGCTGCAGTCTGGAAGAGGCGAGCTATTTGCTGGAGCTTTACCATCACTATTTCCCATCGCGGAACGTGGATATCTGCGGTGTCTTCTCAGGGTTGCGTCCGCTGATCCGCTCCCACGCGAACCCTAACAAAGCAACACGCGAATACGCCATTGAAAAAAGTCGAGACGTTGTCAGCGTCTTCGGGGGCAAGTGGACGACGGCGCGGGTCCTTGGTCTCCGTGTTGCCGAAGCTGTAGCCTCGCAACGCTAA
- a CDS encoding acyltransferase, whose product MIESISAPVLCYFAHETAIIDTGAKIGLGTRIWHWTHITSAAEVGTNCSLGQNVFVGKARIGNNVKIQNNVSVYDAVVLEDDVFCGPSMVFTNVINPRSHIVRKHEYQETLVKRGATIGANAVILCGNVIGSYAMIGAGTVITKNVPDYALVVGNPGRRIGWICQCGIRLELSNDHAHCRACNSNYKVMDTCCKPAQ is encoded by the coding sequence ATGATTGAATCCATATCCGCGCCCGTACTCTGCTATTTCGCTCACGAGACGGCAATTATTGATACGGGTGCAAAGATCGGCCTGGGGACCAGAATCTGGCACTGGACCCACATCACTTCCGCTGCGGAGGTTGGGACAAACTGCTCGCTAGGACAGAATGTCTTCGTAGGCAAAGCCCGAATCGGGAATAACGTAAAAATCCAGAACAACGTCTCGGTGTATGACGCGGTTGTGCTCGAAGACGATGTGTTCTGCGGGCCCAGCATGGTTTTCACCAACGTGATCAACCCGCGCAGTCACATCGTACGCAAGCACGAGTATCAAGAAACTCTGGTAAAGCGAGGAGCGACGATTGGAGCCAATGCGGTGATCCTCTGCGGTAATGTGATCGGGAGCTATGCCATGATCGGCGCTGGAACCGTGATCACAAAGAACGTGCCCGACTACGCTTTGGTCGTGGGCAATCCCGGGAGGAGGATCGGCTGGATCTGCCAGTGTGGCATCCGTCTGGAATTGTCGAACGATCACGCTCACTGCCGGGCGTGCAACTCGAACTACAAAGTCATGGATACTTGCTGCAAGCCGGCGCAATAA
- a CDS encoding Gfo/Idh/MocA family oxidoreductase, producing the protein MSVSISTRTLGLTTRLQITDRKIRLAIVGCGRISKNHFSSASTHAQDIELVGVCDTESERLEAAMSQQGVQGYKTLTELLAESDADIVMLATPSGLHARQAIEAAQAGCHVITEKPMATRWEDGRRMVEIFDRAGLRLFVVKQNRKNPTLQLLKRAVEKRRFGRIFMATVNVFWTRPQEYYDSEGWRGKWEFDGGALMNQASHYVDLLDWIVGPVESVQAYIGTLARNIEVEDTGVVGIKWRSGALGSLNVTMLTYPKNMEGSITILGERGTARVGGVAANEIQHWEFDSPDPDDNLTQESSYVSQSVYGSGHALYYENVIEVLRGRCEPDTDGREGLRSLELLTAMYISARDGRRVSLPLEH; encoded by the coding sequence ATGTCGGTTTCTATTTCAACTCGCACGTTAGGTCTGACTACCCGGTTACAGATCACTGATCGCAAGATACGGCTTGCGATTGTGGGCTGTGGGCGTATTTCGAAGAACCATTTTTCGTCTGCAAGCACTCATGCGCAGGACATCGAACTAGTGGGAGTATGCGATACCGAGTCCGAGCGCCTGGAAGCAGCCATGTCGCAACAGGGAGTGCAGGGATACAAGACATTGACAGAGTTGTTGGCCGAGTCAGATGCCGATATTGTCATGCTCGCGACTCCAAGCGGATTGCATGCGCGGCAAGCTATCGAAGCCGCCCAGGCGGGATGCCACGTTATAACCGAGAAGCCGATGGCCACGCGCTGGGAAGACGGCAGGCGCATGGTCGAAATCTTCGACCGGGCTGGGCTGCGGCTCTTCGTCGTCAAACAGAACCGCAAGAATCCTACTCTGCAGTTGCTCAAGCGCGCCGTCGAGAAGCGCCGCTTTGGACGCATCTTTATGGCCACAGTCAACGTATTCTGGACCCGCCCGCAGGAGTATTACGACAGCGAAGGCTGGCGCGGAAAATGGGAGTTCGATGGCGGCGCGCTCATGAACCAGGCCAGCCACTACGTTGATCTGCTCGACTGGATAGTTGGCCCCGTAGAAAGCGTGCAGGCGTACATTGGCACTCTGGCCCGCAACATCGAGGTCGAAGATACCGGGGTTGTCGGCATCAAGTGGCGCTCGGGGGCGTTGGGATCGTTGAATGTCACCATGCTGACTTATCCAAAAAACATGGAGGGGTCAATCACCATCCTCGGCGAGCGGGGGACGGCTCGCGTGGGCGGCGTCGCGGCGAATGAAATCCAGCACTGGGAATTCGACTCGCCTGATCCGGATGACAATCTGACGCAGGAGAGCAGTTATGTAAGTCAGTCGGTTTACGGCTCTGGTCACGCGCTTTACTACGAGAACGTTATCGAGGTCTTGCGGGGAAGATGCGAGCCGGACACCGATGGCCGCGAAGGCCTGCGGTCGCTGGAGTTGCTAACCGCCATGTACATCTCAGCCCGGGATGGGCGCCGCGTGTCTTTACCTCTGGAACACTAG
- a CDS encoding polysaccharide biosynthesis/export family protein: MQQSKTILLLLFILLAAVILSAQARETDRVQAQATEPQAQQAGSAPTAGGTFAARDSLSTGITGARVALGPGDLLEINVFDTPELTQKIRVDSDGKITMALIGEIAVQGMSPSALEKLIRSKLIEGNFVKDPQVSVFVAEYAGQSAYITGEVSRPGAYPLLRSHRLRDLISVAGGLTSRAGNTVTIAREGDSTQTIHVDLSDKDEGQSNPEILPGDNITVGQTGIVYVLGDVERPGGFLLDRRATLSVMQALALAEGIKSSASITKASLIRTTQETRQEIPLNLKMILKSQSPDLPLQAGDIIFVPGSLTRGMGRRTIDVILQTAGVAAVYAARP, translated from the coding sequence ATGCAGCAGTCTAAAACCATCCTTTTACTGTTGTTTATCCTGTTGGCTGCCGTGATTTTGTCGGCGCAGGCGAGGGAAACTGACAGGGTGCAGGCGCAGGCTACTGAGCCTCAAGCGCAGCAAGCAGGCAGCGCCCCCACAGCAGGGGGAACCTTCGCTGCAAGAGATTCATTATCTACGGGCATTACTGGCGCGCGGGTTGCGCTTGGCCCCGGCGATCTGCTCGAGATCAACGTCTTCGATACCCCGGAGCTGACACAAAAAATCCGCGTGGATAGCGATGGAAAGATCACGATGGCGCTGATCGGGGAAATTGCTGTTCAGGGTATGTCTCCGAGTGCACTCGAAAAACTAATCCGAAGCAAACTGATTGAGGGAAACTTCGTCAAAGACCCACAGGTTTCTGTCTTCGTCGCGGAATACGCTGGTCAATCGGCCTACATCACGGGCGAAGTCTCGAGGCCAGGCGCGTATCCGTTGTTACGCTCGCACCGGCTTCGCGATCTCATTTCAGTTGCTGGCGGATTGACTTCACGCGCCGGTAACACGGTCACCATAGCGCGTGAGGGAGATTCCACACAGACCATTCACGTTGATTTGAGCGACAAGGATGAGGGCCAAAGCAACCCTGAAATCTTGCCGGGCGATAACATCACAGTAGGTCAGACTGGAATCGTTTATGTTCTTGGTGACGTTGAACGGCCTGGGGGGTTTCTGCTCGACCGTCGTGCGACCCTTAGCGTGATGCAGGCGCTGGCGTTGGCGGAAGGCATCAAATCCTCGGCCTCGATCACCAAGGCCAGCCTCATCCGTACAACTCAGGAAACGCGGCAAGAGATTCCCTTGAATCTGAAAATGATTTTGAAATCGCAAAGCCCTGATCTTCCATTACAGGCCGGGGACATTATCTTCGTGCCCGGCAGTTTGACTCGTGGAATGGGCCGCCGCACCATTGACGTCATACTCCAGACTGCGGGCGTTGCAGCCGTTTACGCAGCGCGCCCGTAA